A genomic region of Acipenser ruthenus chromosome 9, fAciRut3.2 maternal haplotype, whole genome shotgun sequence contains the following coding sequences:
- the LOC117972843 gene encoding nuclear mitotic apparatus protein 1-like isoform X3 — MALHETKELALLMWINSLNIEEPIDKISKLQEGSLLVKLIFRLNGKEDQVQKILDQPLEGRWNYIANFLQSQCKYNPDLGTIVSWQNILNGKSLDVELSKVTVLLLYYSNMCGRHVQEFEKLNYKIQAELASVLRFVLDNEDHLYLNNNLERFLKRQVVFPLSSVSSMSSVSDDESPIFKRKRKTEVQFVDLHTVATSSVSSPIQDVLKTPQFQLRKMRKQMALERNMRDDLELELAASCKIITEKETQLCLLQQRLQRLVRQNVEQEPKELEELRDKNESLLKRLQDTLKQCQDLKTNKSQMERKVDQLTEENGELSYQMRDVVVRLTQAQHAVDLLSDEQEASKRDWESKRTQLGSELSQAIADKECLEERILILQGKISLLEEQLRKAMEVQVQETGEVMGDILQLEGLRQEVAELNTKLSQLQAVIAGLEDEKSQVLAQLSTERAQFESEKSQLSELISGLQQTLSDLGCEKEALECASLEQQETFSVQIETLNVEISKLSELVQQRELELTGLHKQIEEERRQKGQLVEEMEKQEQSAQETIHNLSLQVDELGSALKVKEEEVISSTRLWEVEREEGARAVAALQEVSASTASERDAVLMEYQEFQKAKEEEIGGFSQQIQTLEEDRMVNQSLIAELRREKKVLEQRVAELEATVVELRAKCQSLQSENEAQSCSHLEAVESLTACLREAEEALKEYEGKLAHHSGVLEENQNLRDQLATIEETVAGLRIELEAERQKFEEARSAELGKVSRMGQEVQALESKTMEISAELELVRRELLEEREGKVAIESSLECLKEEGKERTNTLRLELEEALSAIKEKEAEIGKLDFELGKLRDQMAVAQEFKIRELAEKEGEIAKLIGETKQTLVELEETKKGKADMEACLQMSIGEHQDQLSALRLEQANALLTLKQRESELESLHAELSLKQEELRNQQESVLQLQKEVSLMETLRNQVAVQEKETQQYKQEAEVRDNEVQRLNTLLATKENEIKSFLQRIDDGEEKASVVQALHQQREVEIQTLKSRILELEQDCLEQKQAISVLEKEVADARMLLQNKTTAFDTLVNKLQDLQLELSQQQEKTFSLECRLEASESAKSEQESLVLNLRKEVDEARSSKDLLEKTLKEQASSFEQEIERQSAVLAKLKEQESTRQEEQKERDILRSQAVAAEEMHRKELEKNVEKLQAEVSAASTLASQKQLMAEHLQKDLIERQKEMDAQIIQVCAAKELQCRELEETIEKLQAEVRSTSSIASEREKASETFQKKLALLQQEMEKEKERYILRTHASATEESLRKDLEETTEKLRAEVSSASALASERELAVEMLRQELSSLHEEINKQKDHLRSVATIEEAQRKQLEATITVLQAEVRAANDLAAEREQLAETLQRELSSLQEEMKKLKDEDILRNQAAATKETQHRELEESIEKLRTEALVVSSRSSERERTVEMLQKELPSLQKELEKWAIEGEALKKEDTLKRLNVKLESDLASQKEGELTTLRQELTNAQALIGELMQSKRQCQQQQSELCLLQTRHQEELEQRERIMTTLEDELQQAKDELHILRPLREKINEQQSSLLKLQAENSTYKEQVCKLQHANSLLTSESLEICSDSTQGVRRFDAEMAKAREGHSLELEKLRAEHQRQLAIHKVDAQDFKSGLDTMSRKYEKAKLKILDDRQKFQEERQKLATQVEEMQKLLDIETQKLDEMTKKLAEHEATAISQHQKVKVIETEFQEDVKIQRKQISDLQIQLTQKEQTLDHYKAQVEKAKAHYNSKKQLLQEALEQVQSLETALESSQRENSHLKTESKQLDMELQQSQLNAKNLAAKVSSLHAQVDYADRQLRSLGKFQVATDVFKSRESLCPNIPEKDEDVSKDSLDLSHDDTDIFNSTRKPVPPVVAVTPTAARSSERLAAQRRTKKGESMESLYFTPLPAKRDANLESSIDSLGELTLNSSKKTRSARRRTTQVINITLTKKTPGPEPGSANTSFHSLQSAQSHPNLFSQRGRPVSTSSFSSCHYSFSQESLEEGSVTETLRSLPGYRQPPATVITAAPDRRSTNSFIIGSQNEPEHTDDWMRIAELQARNKACLPHLKTSYPLESRPTAHIPFSISDEDVKLGDPTETIRRASMLPGQIRDSVSSHRFSMLPGQIREGVSSHRQSLLPVPAFDPSWQSNSGVATRQQTKRSSGEPHQGGDTPESKKMASCFPRPMTPKDKNDRRYTMQNSQNKPPSSQADRRQSMSFSVLNTPKGKQGSNILQRGLNKMRASTRKSPNSSTNKTPLRSGTKSPLTTSTKSPRATSTKFPKVTASTKKSTGRKLMKNMKL, encoded by the exons ATGGCTCTCCACGAAACAAAAGAGTTGGCACTGTTAATGTGG ATTAACAGCCTCAACATAGAAGAACCAATTGACAAGATCTCCAAACTGCAAGAAGGCAGTCTATTAGTCAAGCTGATCTTCAGATT aaatgggaAAGAAGACCAAGTCCAGAAAATATTAGACCAACCCCTCGAGGGAAGATGGAACTATATCGCTAACTTCTTACAAA GTCAGTGCAAGTATAACCCTGATTTAGGAACCATTGTCTCGTGGCAGAATATACTAAATGGAAAGAGCCTGGATGTGGAGCTGTCAAAG GTCACTGTCCTTCTCCTGTATTACTCCAATATGTGTGGGAGACATGTGCAAGAGTTCGAGAAGTTAAATTATAAGATCCAG GCTGAGTTGGCATCTGTCCTTCGGTTTGTTCTTGATAATGAGGATCACCTTTACCTGAATAACAATCTGGAGCGCTTCCTGAAGAGACAAG TGGTTTTCCCCTTATCCAGTGTTTCTAGCATGTCCAGTGTCAGTGATGACGAATCCCCTATATTCAAAAGGAAGAGGAAAACCGAAGTGCAATTTGTTGACTTGCACACAGTAGCGACTTCCTCAGTCAg CTCTCCAATACAGGATGTCCTGAAGACCCCACAGTTCCAGCTACGCAAGATGCGGAAACAGATGGCCCTTGAGAGAAACATGAGGGATGACCTGGAGCTAGAGTTGGCTGCCAGCTGCAAAATAATCACAGAGAAGG AGACCCAGCTGTGTCTGTTGCAGCAGAGACTCCAGCGGCTGGTGAGGCAAAATGTTGAGCAGGAGCCCAAGGAGCTGGAGGAACTGAGGGATAAAAATGAAAG TTTGTTAAAACGTTTACAAGACACGCTAAAACAATGTCAAGATTTAAAAACGAACAAAAGCCAAATGGAGAGAAAGGTCGACCAACTAACTGAGGAAAATGGAGAGCTCTCGTACCAG ATGCGTGACGTTGTGGTTCGTCTTACTCAAGCCCAACATGCTGTTGACCTGCTGTCTGATGAGCAGGAGGCATCAAAGAGGGATTGGGAGTCCAAAAGGACCCAGCTGGGGAGTGAGCTCTCCCAGGCCATTGCAGACAAG GAATGTTTGGAAGAGAGAATTCTGATTCTTCAAGGCAAGATCTCGTTACTTGAGGAGCAGTTGAGGAAGGCGATGGAGGTTCAAGTACAAGAGACAGGCGAGGTCATGGGAGACATACTGCAG ctggaAGGTTTGAGGCAAGAAGTAGCTGAACTGAACACAAAGTTATCCCAACTGCAAGCTGTCATAGCTGGACTAGAGGATGAAAAATCACAAGTCTTAGCACAGCTGAGTACGGAAAGAGCCCAATTTGAGAGTGAGAAGTCCCAGCTCTCGGAGTTAATCTCCGGACTGCAGCAAACCCTGTCTGACCTCGGTTGCGAGAAAGAGGCCCTGGAGTGTGCTTCTTTGGAGCAACAGGAGACATTTTCTGTCCAAATAGAGACTCTGAATGTGGAGATCTCCAAACTCAGTGAGCTGGTACAGCAGAGGGAACTGGAGCTGACTGGCCTTCACAAGCAGATTGAAGAGGAGAGGAGGCAGAAAGGTCAGCTGGTGGAAGAAATGGAAAAGCAAGAGCAATCTGCCCAGGAAACCATTCATAATCTTAGCCTGCAGGTTGATGAACTTGGCAGTGCCTTAAAGGTCAAAGAGGAAGAAGTGATCTCCAGCACTCGACTGTGGGAGGTCGAGAGGGAGGAAGGAGCACGGGCAGTTGCTGCTTTGCAAGAGGTGTCCGCAAGCACTGCCAGTGAGCGGGATGCAGTTTTGATGGAATACCAGGAATTTCAAAAGGCGAAAGAGGAAGAGATTGGTGGGTTTAGCCAACAGATCCAGACCCTGGAAGAAGACCGGATGGTGAATCAGAGTCTTATCGCTGAGCTACGAAGGGAAAAGAAAGTGCTGGAGCAGAGGGTTGCAGAGTTGGAGGCTACTGTAGTTGAGCTGAGAGCCAAATGCCAGAGCCTGCAGTCTGAGAATGAAGCTCAGAGCTGTAGCCATTTGGAAGCCGTTGAGTCATTAACTGCATGCCTGCGGGAGGCTGAGGAGGCACTAAAGGAGTATGAAGGGAAGTTAGCCCATCACTCTGGGGTCCTTGAGGAGAACCAGAACCTCCGTGATCAACTGGCTACCATAGAGGAGACTGTAGCAGGCTTGCGTATAGAGCTGGAAGCTGAGAGGCAGAAGTTTGAAGAGGCTCGTTCCGCTGAGCTTGGGAAGGTCTCCCGGATGGGGCAGGAGGTTCAAGCGCTTGAGTCCAAGACCATGGAAATCTCAGCTGAGCTGGAGCTTGTCCGCAGGGAGCTTCTGGAAGAGCGGGAAGGAAAGGTAGCAATTGAGTCCTCTTTGGAGTGCCTGAAGGAGGAGGGCAAAGAGAGAACAAATACCCTGAGGTTGGAGCTTGAAGAAGCCCTTTCCGCGATCAAGGAAAAAGAAGCAGAAATCGGGAAGTTAGACTTCGAGCTGGGAAAGCTCCGTGATCAGATGGCAGTTGCTCAGGAATTCAAGATTCGAGAGCTGGCTGAAAAGGAGGGGGAGATTGCAAAGTTGATCGGAGAGACAAAGCAAACTCTGGTAGAACTAGAGGAAACAAAGAAGGGAAAAGCGGACATGGAGGCTTGTCTCCAAATGAGCATTGGGGAGCATCAGGATCAGCTGTCTGCACTTCGTCTGGAGCAAGCCAATGCTTTATTAACCCTGAAGCAAAGAGAATCTGAACTGGAAAGCCTGCATGCTGAACTATCCTTGAAACAAGAAGAGCTTAGAAACCAACAAGAGAGTGTCCTCCAGCTACAGAAGGAGGTCTCTCTGATGGAAACGCTAAGAAATCAGGTAGCTGTACAAGAGAAGGAAACCCAGCAGTATAAACAGGAGGCTGAAGTTCGAGATAATGAGGTCCAAAGGCTAAACACTCTGCTAGCCACAAAAGAGAATGAAATAAAGAGTTTCCTGCAGAGAATTGATGATGGAGAAGAAAAAGCTTCTGTAGTGCAGGCTCTCCATCAACAAAGGGAAGTAGAAATCCAGACCCTGAAATCAAGAATTTTGGAGCTGGAGCAGGATTGTTTGGAGCAAAAGCAAGCCATCTCTGTGCTGGAAAAAGAAGTAGCAGATGCCCGGATGCtgttgcagaataaaaccacAGCCTTTGATACTCTTGTGAACAAACTGCAGGATCTCCAGCTAGAGCTTTCTCAGCAGCAAGAGAAGACTTTTTCATTGGAATGTCGACTGGAGGCATCGGAATCTGCCAAAAGTGAGCAAGAATCGCTAGTGCTAAATCTCCGCAAGGAAGTAGATGAGGCACGTTCTTCCAAAGATCTCCTTGAGAAGACATTGAAAGAACAAGCATCCAGTTTTGAGCAAGAAATTGAAAGGCAGAGTGCAGTTTTGGCTAAACTAAAAGAACAAGAGTCCACTAGGCAGGAAGAGCAAAAGGAAAGGGACATTCTGAGGAGCCAGGCAGTTGCTGCAGAGGAAATGCATCGCAAAGAGCTGGAGAAAAACGTAGAGAAGCTCCAGGCTGAAGTCAGTGCAGCGTCCACTCTAGCTTCTCAAAAACAACTGATGGCTGAACATTTACAGAAGGATCTAATAGAGAGACAAAAGGAGATGGATGCCCAGATAATCCAGGTATGTGCCGCAAAGGAATTGCAGTGCAGGGAGTTGGAGGAAACCATTGAAAAGCTCCAGGCAGAGGTGCGCTCTACATCCTCCATTGCCTCTGAAAGAGAAAAGGCCTCTGAGACATTCCAGAAGAAACTTGCTTTGCTACAACAGGAAATGGAGAAGGAAAAAGAAAGGTACATCCTGAGAACCCATGCATCTGCTACAGAGGAATCTCTGCGTAAAGACCTAGAAGAAACCACTGAGAAGCTACGTGCAGAAGTCTCTTCGGCATCTGCCCTTGCTTCAGAAAGAGAACTGGCAGTTGAGATGCTTAGGCAGGAACTCTCCTCCTTGCACGaagaaataaataagcaaaaagaTCATTTGAGATCTGTAGCCACTATAGAAGAAGCCCAGCGAAAACAACTTGAGGCAACCATAACAGTTCTGCAGGCCGAAGTCCGTGCAGCAAATGACCTCGCAGCTGAAAGAGAACAGTTGGCAGAGACTTTGCAGAGGGAACTGTCTTCTCTTCAAGAAGAAATGAAGAAGCTAAAAGACGAGGATATTTTGAGAAACCAGGCAGCTGCCACAAAGGAAACCCAACACAGAGAGCTGGAGGAAAGTATAGAGAAGCTCCGAACAGAAGCCCTTGTTGTGTCCTCCCGTTCCTCTGAAAGAGAACGGACAGTGGAGATGTTACAGAAGGAACTCCCCTCCCTGCAGAAGGAATTGGAGAAGTGGGCAATTGAAGGGGAGGCCCTGAAGAAGGAAGACACATTGAAACGCCTGAATGTAAAGCTGGAATCTGATCTTGCAAGCCAGAAAGAAGGAGAGCTGACAACCCTGCGCCAGGAGCTGACAAATGCCCAAGCCCTTATCGGGGAGTTGATGCAGTCCAAGCGGCAATGCCAGCAGCAGCAGTCTGAGCTGTGTCTACTTCAAACCAGACACCAAGAGGAACTGGAGCAGAGGGAGAGGATAATGACCACCCTGGAAGATGAGCTCCAGCAGGCCAAGGATGAACTCCATATTCTCAGACCACTGAGGGAGAAGATCAATGAACAACAGAGCAGCCTCCTGAAGTTGCAAGCAGAGAACAGCACTTACAAGGAGCAGGTGTGCAAGCTCCAGCACGCAAACAGCCTGCTAACCAGCGAGAGCCTGGAGATCTGCTCTGACTCCACCCAAGGGGTCCGCAGGTTCGATGCTGAAATGGCAAAGGCAAGAGAGGGCCACTCCCTGGAGCTGGAAAAACTGAGGGCAGAGCATCAGAGGCAGTTAGCCATCCATAAAGTAGATGCCCAGGACTTCAAGAGTGGACTGGACACTATGTCTAGGAAGTACGAGAAAGCCAAGCTGAAGATACTAGATGATCGGCAGAAGTTCCAGGAGGAAAGGCAGAAGCTGGCGACGCAG GTGGAGGAAATGCAGAAGCTTCTGGATATAGAAACACAGAAG tTAGATGAGATGACTAAAAAACTTGCTGAACATGAAGCCACAGCCATTTCACAACATCAGAAAGTCAAG GTGATAGAGACTGAATTCCAGGAGGATGTAAAAATACAAAGGAAGCAGATCTCTGACCTCCAAATTCAATTGACCCAGAAGGAGCAGACCCTCGATCACTACAAGGCACAG GTTGAGAAGGCCAAGGCTCATTACAATTCCAAGAAGCAACTGCTGCAGGAGGCGCTCGAGCAGGTACAGTCCCTGGAGACGGCACTCGAAAGCAGCCAGCGAGAGAACAGCCATTTGAAAACTGAGTCCAAGCAGCTAGACATGGAGCTACAGCAGTCTCAACTGAATGCCAAGAACCTGGCCGCCAAGGTCAGCAGCCTGCATGCACAG GTTGACTATGCTGACAGACAGCTGCGTAGTCTTGGGAAGTTCCAAGTGGCCACAGATGTCTTTAAGAGCCGAGAATCACTTTGTCCGAATATCCCAGAGAAGGACGAGGATGTAAGTAAGGATAGCCTGGACCTGAGCCATGATGATACAGATATCTTCAACTCCACCAG GAAGCCAGTCCCTCCGGTGGTGGCAGTGACCCCTACGGCAGCGAGGAGCTCGGAACGCCTGGCTGCACAGCGTCGGACCAAAAAGGGAGAGTCTATGGAGTCCTTGTACTTCACCCCCCTGCCAGCCAAACGTGATGCCAATCTGGAGAGCAGCATTGACTCCCTGGGGGAGCTGACTCTCAACTCTTCCAAGAAGACGCGCTCCGCCCGCCGGCGGACCACCCAGGTCATCAACATCACTCTCACAAAG AAGACTCCAGGACCTGAGCCAGGTAGTGCCAACACCTCCTTCCACAGCCTCCAGTCAGCCCAGTCCCACCCGAACCTCTTCTCCCAGAGGGGCCGGCCTGTCTCCACCAGCTCCTTCTCCTCCTGCCACTACAGCTTCTCACAGGAATCGCTTGAAGAGGGCTCTGTTACCGAGACACTGCGCAGCCTTCCTGGGTATCGTCAACCACCTGCCACTGTCATCACTGCTGCGCCAGACCGAAGGA GTACCAACTCGTTCATCATTGGGTCTCAGAATGAACCAGAACATACTGATGACTGGATGCGGATTGCAGAATTACAGGCCCGGAACAAGGCGTGTCTGCCACATCTAAAAACCAGCTACCCACTGGAGTCCAGA CCTACCGCCCACATACCATTCAGCATCTCTGATGAGGATGTGAAACTGGGAGACCCCACTGAGACGATCCGGCGTGCCTCGATGCTGCCTGGTCAAATCCGCGATAGCGTCTCTTCTCACCGGTTCTCGATGCTGCCTGGGCAGATCCGTGAAGGGGTGTCCTCTCATCGTCAGTCCCTGCTGCCAGTGCCTGCCTTCGACCCCAGCTGGCAGAGCAACAGTGGAGTCGCCACCCGCCAGCAGACCAAACGTTCCTCTGGTGAACCACACCAGGGCGGAGACACACCTGAG TCTAAGAAAATGGCCAGCTGCTTCCCGCGACCCATGACCCCGAAGGATAAGAATGACCGCCGCTACACCATGCAGAACTCCCAGAACAAGCCACCCAGCTCCCAG gctGACCGGCGCCAGTCCATGTCCTTCAGTGTCCTCAACACACCTAAAGGCAAGCAGGGGAGCAACATTCTGCAGAGGGGACTTAACAAAATGAGAGCAAGCACAAGGAAATCTCCCAATTCCTCTACAAATAAAACTCCCCTCCGCTCCGGCACCAAATCGCCTCTCACTACCAGCACTAAATCACCCCGGGCCACCAGCACCAAGTTCCCTAAAGTTACTGCAAGCACAAAAAAA AGCACCGGTCGCAAGCTAATGAAAAACATGAAGTTATAA